One Planctomycetota bacterium DNA window includes the following coding sequences:
- a CDS encoding ABC transporter ATP-binding protein — translation MTTPVIELAGVRKSFPQPEGGRVEILDVPELTIPAGAQVALEGASGSGKSTLLNVIAGILRPDTGHVLVDGIDITRLAEPQRDRLRADKLGLVFQSFNLLPGFTALENVLVAMSFGSDRPDRRRAEGLLDAVGLSHRLGYRPAQLSVGQQQRVAVARALANRPRVVLADEPTASVDPAHQAQVIDLLRDTCSAHGVALVVVTHAPEVAGLFPRRLRLEHFNRAAAGHARATVGGE, via the coding sequence ATGACCACGCCCGTCATCGAACTCGCCGGCGTCCGCAAGTCGTTTCCGCAGCCCGAGGGGGGCCGCGTCGAGATCCTCGACGTGCCCGAGTTGACGATCCCGGCCGGCGCGCAGGTGGCGCTCGAGGGGGCGAGCGGTTCCGGCAAGTCGACACTCCTCAACGTGATCGCCGGCATCCTCCGCCCCGACACCGGCCACGTCCTCGTCGACGGCATCGACATCACCAGGCTGGCGGAGCCGCAGCGCGACCGGCTCCGCGCCGACAAGCTCGGCCTCGTGTTCCAGTCGTTCAATCTCCTCCCCGGATTCACCGCCCTGGAAAACGTGCTGGTCGCGATGTCGTTCGGTTCCGATCGCCCCGACCGGCGCCGGGCCGAGGGCCTGCTCGACGCGGTCGGCCTCTCCCACCGCCTCGGCTACCGTCCCGCCCAGCTCTCGGTCGGCCAGCAGCAGCGCGTCGCGGTCGCCCGGGCACTGGCCAACCGGCCGCGCGTCGTGCTCGCCGACGAACCGACCGCGAGCGTCGATCCCGCCCACCAGGCGCAGGTCATCGACCTGCTCCGCGACACCTGTTCGGCGCACGGCGTGGCGCTGGTGGTCGTGACCCACGCGCCGGAGGTGGCGGGGCTGTTTCCCCGGCGGCTGCGGCTCGAGCACTTCAACCGCGCCGCCGCGGGGCATGCCCGGGCGACGGTCGGAGGGGAGTGA
- the gap gene encoding type I glyceraldehyde-3-phosphate dehydrogenase codes for MRVGINGFGRIGRLTYRAIYEKYGLGGDVQVAALNDLTDAKTNAHLLEFDSNYGPFKGAVGHDGNDLVVDGQKVHVFAERDPGAIPWGSQGVQIVVESTGLFTDATKAAAHRRDSVKKVVISAPAKNEDLTLVLGVNNEMYDPKKHHVISNASCTTNGLAPVAKVLHETFGIDRGLLTTVHAYTNSQKTVDTAAKDLRDARAAALNIVPSSTGAARAVGLVIPALQGKFTGMAFRVPVPTVSIVDFTALLLREASPADINAVMKKAADGPLKGILRYSDKELVSTDLKGDPHSSIFSAVDTIGLGNFVKVVSWYDNEWGYSNRVADLLNFLEDRGL; via the coding sequence ATCCGCGTCGGTATCAACGGTTTCGGTCGCATCGGCCGCCTCACCTACCGTGCCATCTACGAGAAGTACGGCCTCGGCGGCGACGTGCAGGTGGCGGCCCTCAACGATCTCACCGACGCCAAGACCAACGCGCATCTCCTCGAGTTCGACTCCAACTACGGCCCGTTCAAGGGTGCCGTCGGGCACGACGGCAACGACCTGGTCGTCGACGGCCAGAAGGTCCACGTCTTCGCCGAGCGTGACCCCGGCGCGATCCCGTGGGGCAGCCAGGGGGTGCAGATCGTCGTCGAGAGCACCGGGTTGTTCACCGACGCGACCAAGGCGGCGGCCCACCGGCGCGACAGCGTCAAGAAGGTCGTGATCTCGGCACCGGCCAAGAACGAGGATCTGACCCTCGTCCTCGGCGTCAACAACGAGATGTACGACCCGAAGAAGCACCACGTCATCTCCAACGCCTCGTGCACCACCAACGGGCTGGCGCCCGTCGCCAAGGTGCTCCACGAGACGTTCGGCATCGACCGCGGGCTGCTGACCACGGTCCACGCCTACACCAACTCCCAGAAGACGGTCGACACCGCCGCCAAGGACCTCCGCGACGCGCGCGCCGCGGCCCTGAACATCGTCCCCTCGAGCACCGGTGCCGCCCGGGCGGTGGGGCTGGTGATCCCGGCCCTGCAGGGGAAGTTCACCGGGATGGCGTTCCGTGTCCCGGTGCCGACGGTGAGCATCGTCGACTTCACCGCGCTCCTCCTCCGCGAAGCGTCGCCGGCCGACATCAACGCGGTGATGAAGAAGGCCGCCGACGGGCCGCTGAAGGGAATCCTCCGCTACTCCGACAAGGAGCTGGTCTCGACCGACCTCAAGGGGGATCCGCACAGCTCGATCTTCTCGGCGGTCGACACCATCGGTCTCGGCAACTTCGTCAAGGTGGTGAGCTGGTACGACAACGAGTGGGGGTACTCCAACCGCGTCGCCGACCTGCTCAACTTCCTCGAGGACCGTGGGCTGTAG